The Halorhabdus sp. BNX81 genome includes a region encoding these proteins:
- a CDS encoding ribbon-helix-helix domain-containing protein, with protein sequence MERVTLRIPKQQIEEVERMVETGEYPNRSEAIRSAVRDMLAEQDTAKERPSEKRKRRTWAKV encoded by the coding sequence ATGGAGCGTGTGACACTACGGATTCCGAAGCAACAGATCGAGGAGGTCGAACGAATGGTCGAGACGGGGGAGTACCCCAACCGGAGTGAGGCGATCCGGTCGGCCGTTCGAGATATGCTCGCCGAGCAAGATACGGCAAAGGAACGTCCGTCCGAGAAGCGCAAGCGTCGGACGTGGGCAAAGGTGTAG
- a CDS encoding class I SAM-dependent methyltransferase, whose amino-acid sequence MRRFDAEYLTHTRRGMWEDSREALSALDLSTRERVLDVGSGTGALTRVLREETPGDVVGVDADPQLLDHVEGPAVVGDAFRLPFPDDTFDLVVCQALLINLPEPVDAVREFARVSRDGVAVIEPDNGSVTVESTVDGESALAGEARDRYLAGVDTDVTLGSDAESILTEAGLASVEITRYDHARTISPPYDESDVESARRKAGGSGIATDRETLLDGGLSTEAYDRLRQRWRQMGRDVIEQMADRAYERTETVPFYVAVGQI is encoded by the coding sequence ATGCGCAGGTTCGACGCCGAGTACCTCACGCACACCCGCCGCGGTATGTGGGAAGACTCGCGTGAAGCGCTTTCCGCCCTGGATCTGTCGACCCGCGAGCGGGTGCTGGACGTGGGCAGCGGCACTGGCGCGCTCACCAGGGTTCTCCGCGAGGAAACGCCGGGCGATGTCGTCGGCGTCGATGCGGATCCGCAACTCCTCGACCACGTGGAGGGACCGGCAGTCGTCGGTGACGCGTTCCGACTCCCCTTTCCCGACGACACCTTCGATCTGGTGGTCTGTCAGGCACTCCTGATCAATCTCCCCGAACCAGTCGACGCCGTTCGGGAGTTCGCTCGTGTCTCCCGGGACGGCGTTGCGGTGATCGAACCGGACAACGGGAGCGTGACGGTCGAGTCGACCGTCGACGGCGAATCGGCGCTCGCCGGTGAGGCTCGCGATCGGTATCTCGCCGGCGTCGACACCGACGTCACGCTCGGGTCGGATGCGGAGTCGATCCTTACGGAAGCCGGCCTGGCGTCGGTCGAGATCACCCGCTACGATCACGCCCGCACGATCTCGCCGCCGTATGACGAGTCCGATGTCGAATCAGCCCGTCGAAAAGCCGGCGGTTCGGGGATCGCCACGGACCGAGAGACGTTGCTCGACGGCGGGCTCTCGACGGAAGCGTACGACCGTCTCCGACAGCGGTGGCGCCAGATGGGCCGCGACGTCATCGAACAGATGGCTGATCGGGCCTACGAGCGGACGGAGACCGTCCCCTTCTACGTCGCGGTGGGTCAGATCTGA
- a CDS encoding zinc-ribbon domain-containing protein: protein MSKITFRADDDLVAQLEAFDASKSEVMREALRTYLEDGDRQPSDSEPEPEPASAEESLDDLIVERVDAVLADRLGERRQPQPQDVNVNISLEDAVASQSATPTTSDAEESTDTVTERGTERTCSQCGETVSDDHVYCPNCGEKAARRVFCECGDELRSDWSFCPSCGRRTAAADVLDP from the coding sequence ATGAGCAAGATCACGTTCCGCGCTGACGACGACCTCGTCGCGCAACTGGAAGCGTTCGACGCCTCCAAGAGCGAGGTCATGCGCGAGGCGCTCCGGACGTACCTCGAAGATGGGGACCGACAGCCGTCCGACTCCGAGCCGGAGCCCGAACCGGCGAGCGCCGAGGAGAGCCTCGACGACCTCATCGTGGAACGTGTCGACGCGGTACTCGCGGACCGACTCGGGGAGCGAAGGCAACCCCAGCCACAGGACGTCAACGTGAACATCTCCCTGGAGGACGCCGTCGCGTCCCAGTCGGCAACGCCGACAACGTCGGACGCCGAAGAGTCGACGGACACCGTCACCGAACGAGGCACCGAGCGGACGTGCTCCCAATGTGGCGAAACGGTGTCTGACGACCACGTCTACTGTCCCAACTGCGGCGAGAAAGCTGCCCGGCGTGTGTTCTGTGAGTGTGGCGACGAACTCCGCTCGGACTGGTCGTTCTGTCCGAGCTGTGGCAGGCGGACGGCGGCGGCTGACGTGCTCGATCCGTGA
- the ftsZ gene encoding cell division protein FtsZ → MQDIVNSALKHEEEEQREMDAEGDEFGDPRIVIVGCGGAGNNTVNRLYNIGVDGADTIALNTDKQHLKMIEADTKILVGKSLTNGLGAGGDPSMGERATEMAQGTIKEVLGDADLVFVTAGMGGGTGTGAAPVVSKIAKEQGAIVVGMVSTPFNVERARTVKAEEGLENLRNEADSIIVLDNNRLLDYVPNLPIGKAFSVMDQIIAETVKGISETITQPSLINLDYADMSAIMNQGGVAVMLVGETQDKNKTQEVVSDAMNHPLLDVDYRGASGGLVHITGGPDLTLDEAEGIASNITDRLEANANVIWGARIEDDYKGKVRVMAIMTGVQSAQVLGPTTQKQANKSRAAIEDVDVSEETFDASANVDTDFGGGSDAGGRSFGETDGGRNEVEKNNGLDVIRTD, encoded by the coding sequence ATGCAGGACATCGTCAACTCCGCCCTGAAACACGAGGAGGAAGAACAGCGCGAGATGGACGCCGAGGGCGACGAGTTCGGCGATCCGCGGATCGTGATCGTCGGCTGTGGCGGCGCGGGTAACAACACCGTCAATCGCCTGTACAACATCGGCGTCGACGGCGCGGATACGATCGCGCTGAACACCGACAAACAGCACCTCAAGATGATCGAGGCCGACACGAAGATCCTCGTCGGCAAGTCCCTGACCAACGGGCTCGGGGCCGGCGGCGACCCCTCGATGGGCGAGCGCGCCACGGAGATGGCCCAGGGCACGATCAAGGAAGTGCTGGGCGACGCCGACCTCGTGTTCGTGACGGCGGGCATGGGCGGCGGGACCGGCACCGGCGCGGCCCCCGTCGTCTCGAAGATTGCCAAAGAGCAGGGCGCGATCGTCGTCGGCATGGTCTCGACGCCGTTCAACGTCGAGCGCGCACGGACGGTCAAGGCCGAGGAGGGTCTCGAAAACCTCCGCAACGAGGCTGACTCGATCATCGTCCTGGACAACAACCGGCTGCTCGATTACGTCCCGAACCTCCCGATCGGCAAGGCCTTCTCGGTGATGGACCAGATCATCGCCGAGACGGTCAAGGGCATCTCCGAGACGATCACCCAGCCGAGCCTGATCAACCTGGACTACGCGGACATGTCCGCGATCATGAACCAGGGTGGCGTCGCGGTGATGCTCGTCGGCGAGACCCAGGACAAGAACAAGACCCAGGAAGTGGTCTCAGACGCGATGAACCACCCACTGCTCGATGTCGACTACCGCGGAGCGAGCGGCGGACTGGTCCACATCACCGGGGGACCGGATCTCACCCTCGACGAGGCAGAGGGGATCGCGAGCAACATCACGGATCGCCTGGAGGCCAACGCGAACGTCATCTGGGGAGCCCGCATCGAGGACGACTACAAGGGCAAGGTGCGAGTCATGGCGATCATGACCGGCGTCCAGTCCGCACAGGTCCTCGGGCCGACGACCCAGAAACAGGCCAACAAGTCCCGCGCCGCGATCGAAGATGTCGACGTGAGCGAGGAGACCTTCGACGCGAGCGCGAACGTGGACACTGACTTCGGCGGCGGATCGGACGCTGGTGGCCGGAGTTTCGGTGAGACTGACGGCGGCCGCAACGAAGTCGAGAAGAACAACGGACTCGACGTCATCCGGACCGACTGA
- a CDS encoding pentapeptide repeat-containing protein — protein MQEENFWEYYGIGTCWRETWENGKCIWHADEQDKPSNEIIERQLAEWNDENPLSDSDLEPWEDLDGAILDSVIFDRKPNFSKCSLQFSSFDSVKCEGIDLREAILLGSDFTNSYLQGARLEEANMRKTKFENAYLGSASLENANIEHSNFKSGIFANSLFSNARLTNTTFDDSNLQNAKLNHTMATKTSFKKSNLTGVELVDGVFREGDFEKAVLRDADASKSDLRFTTFEQANLRDANLNEANLFRSNLKNAKLPFASLERALLRRANLNEANLSDAKLVDASANDSDLENANLSESTLKNSSFTDASLKKTNINLAELDDANFQRADLEQSDLSMSSCSGTNFESSNLNYVDADGTNFTDARLYKARLQDIYITGSTDFGDRCFYDKEAGPIEYHSSLYKRLINSFNRFRYWMKITPNKTEEPVEDLSRAQHIYRIYERLHRENSLIDGISSNFVKAKYAQQRLKLAKNQWLGWLDLSARRWTMQYGESPWRIIGTSLFIIGLFALLYPLSGGVITSGDGIAHEIISPFDISLYDAPVGGWLLSVYFSTVTFTTLGFGDVSPNGALAQTLAAAESFMGAILLALFVAVVARRKMR, from the coding sequence ATGCAGGAAGAAAATTTTTGGGAATATTACGGAATAGGAACCTGTTGGAGGGAAACCTGGGAAAATGGAAAATGCATCTGGCATGCTGACGAACAAGATAAACCCTCAAACGAAATTATCGAAAGACAACTCGCCGAATGGAATGATGAAAACCCCCTTTCTGACTCAGATTTAGAGCCATGGGAAGATCTTGACGGTGCTATTCTCGATAGCGTGATTTTTGATCGTAAACCAAATTTTTCAAAGTGTTCTCTCCAATTCAGTTCTTTTGATTCGGTAAAGTGCGAAGGTATTGATCTAAGAGAAGCAATATTACTTGGATCAGATTTCACAAATTCTTACCTCCAAGGTGCGAGACTCGAAGAAGCCAATATGAGAAAAACGAAATTTGAGAATGCATATCTTGGAAGTGCAAGCCTAGAAAATGCTAATATTGAACATTCGAACTTCAAGAGTGGGATTTTTGCGAATTCTCTGTTCAGTAACGCACGCCTCACAAACACCACGTTTGATGATTCAAACCTCCAAAATGCTAAACTAAACCACACTATGGCAACCAAAACAAGTTTTAAAAAATCCAATTTGACAGGGGTAGAGCTTGTTGATGGAGTATTTAGAGAAGGGGATTTTGAGAAGGCTGTATTAAGGGATGCAGATGCTTCAAAATCTGATTTGCGGTTTACAACTTTTGAACAAGCTAATCTTCGAGATGCCAACCTTAATGAGGCAAATCTATTCCGTTCGAACCTCAAGAATGCGAAACTTCCCTTTGCATCTTTAGAAAGAGCCCTACTTCGGCGAGCTAACCTCAATGAAGCGAATCTGTCTGATGCTAAGTTGGTTGATGCGAGTGCTAATGACAGCGATCTAGAAAACGCGAATCTCTCTGAGTCCACTCTCAAAAATTCGTCTTTCACAGATGCTTCTCTCAAAAAGACTAATATCAATTTGGCAGAGCTAGATGATGCTAACTTCCAAAGAGCAGACCTTGAGCAATCAGACTTGTCGATGTCTTCTTGTTCTGGTACAAATTTCGAAAGTTCAAATCTCAATTACGTAGATGCGGATGGGACAAACTTTACTGATGCTCGACTATACAAAGCTCGCTTACAAGACATATACATAACTGGCTCTACCGACTTTGGGGATCGATGTTTCTACGATAAAGAGGCCGGACCGATAGAATACCATTCAAGTTTATATAAGAGATTAATCAACTCATTCAATCGTTTCCGATATTGGATGAAGATCACTCCTAATAAGACGGAAGAGCCTGTTGAAGATCTCTCCCGGGCCCAACATATCTATCGGATATATGAAAGGCTACATCGAGAAAACTCTCTAATTGACGGAATCTCCTCAAACTTTGTCAAAGCGAAATACGCTCAGCAACGTCTCAAACTAGCAAAGAATCAATGGCTTGGCTGGCTAGATCTATCTGCCCGTCGTTGGACCATGCAATATGGGGAGAGTCCTTGGCGAATAATTGGTACTTCCTTATTCATTATAGGACTGTTTGCTTTACTGTACCCTCTTTCAGGTGGAGTCATAACATCAGGAGATGGTATAGCCCATGAGATTATATCTCCATTTGATATATCATTGTATGATGCCCCAGTTGGGGGTTGGCTCTTAAGTGTATATTTCAGTACAGTCACATTCACCACTTTAGGATTTGGAGATGTGAGTCCAAACGGAGCCTTAGCTCAAACACTTGCGGCAGCTGAGTCCTTCATGGGAGCGATCTTGCTTGCGTTATTCGTCGCAGTTGTCGCCAGACGGAAAATGCGCTGA
- a CDS encoding ribonuclease HI family protein — protein MTTSAVVKFDGGTRPDNPGPSAIGYIVETYDWTDEWSGYIGESANNRTEFRALIQGLELVSEKGCIEVEARGDSEVIVKQVRGEYGVNQPELSPLRKRVQELLTSSRYTTFRKRGSGRQTSW, from the coding sequence ATGACCACATCTGCTGTCGTGAAATTCGACGGTGGAACTCGGCCAGATAATCCCGGACCCTCGGCAATCGGTTACATCGTAGAGACCTACGACTGGACCGATGAGTGGAGCGGATATATCGGGGAATCAGCCAACAACCGAACCGAGTTTCGCGCTCTCATCCAAGGGTTAGAACTGGTTTCCGAGAAGGGATGTATCGAGGTTGAGGCGAGGGGTGACTCCGAGGTAATCGTGAAACAGGTTCGTGGTGAGTATGGGGTGAACCAGCCAGAACTCAGTCCACTGCGTAAGCGCGTACAGGAACTGCTGACGAGTTCGAGATACACTACATTCCGCAAGAGGGGATCTGGGAGGCAGACGAGTTGGTGA
- a CDS encoding thiamine-phosphate synthase family protein translates to MRLPSEIVVDRFLPTARAMLATELADRGLTQQEIADHLGVTQAAVSKYVGGEVTTEKRFSEEPRMQSAVDRIATGFTEESMDAYEALGELLAVIRAFEDRGPICEIHEEEVPALAGLGCDLCVRGYDESVADERAVLSAVRKATRLLADASVMVGYVPNVGTNVGMALPEPDDELDVAAVPGRVHAMRGRIDVPANPEFGGSEHVARTILAANSVDASVRAALNLSTDEAVLDAARDRGIDPLAFDAGYDDRPERLESAFRERGAVPPVIYHEGAFGIEPITYVFGTDAVAATRLAIELVADAEDGS, encoded by the coding sequence ATGCGATTGCCGAGCGAGATCGTCGTCGATCGGTTTCTCCCGACGGCCCGGGCGATGCTTGCCACAGAACTGGCCGATCGCGGCCTCACTCAACAGGAGATCGCCGACCACCTCGGGGTCACGCAGGCGGCGGTCAGCAAGTACGTCGGCGGCGAGGTTACGACTGAGAAGCGATTCAGCGAGGAGCCGCGCATGCAGTCCGCGGTCGACCGTATTGCGACTGGATTCACCGAGGAGTCGATGGATGCCTACGAGGCGCTCGGGGAGTTGCTCGCGGTAATCCGGGCGTTCGAGGATCGCGGACCGATCTGTGAGATCCACGAGGAAGAGGTCCCTGCGCTTGCGGGACTCGGATGTGATCTCTGCGTGCGCGGTTACGACGAGTCGGTCGCCGACGAGCGGGCCGTCCTCTCGGCCGTCCGGAAGGCGACGCGACTCCTGGCCGATGCAAGTGTGATGGTCGGGTACGTCCCCAACGTCGGGACGAACGTCGGGATGGCGCTGCCCGAGCCTGACGACGAACTCGACGTGGCGGCCGTCCCGGGTCGGGTCCATGCGATGCGCGGCCGGATCGACGTGCCCGCGAACCCGGAGTTCGGGGGCTCGGAGCACGTCGCCCGGACGATCCTGGCAGCCAACAGTGTCGACGCTTCGGTCCGGGCAGCCCTGAATCTCTCGACTGACGAGGCCGTTCTCGATGCTGCCCGCGATCGCGGGATCGACCCCCTCGCGTTCGACGCCGGCTACGACGACCGCCCGGAGCGCCTCGAAAGCGCATTCCGCGAACGAGGAGCGGTTCCACCGGTCATCTACCACGAGGGGGCGTTCGGGATCGAGCCGATCACTTACGTCTTCGGCACTGACGCCGTCGCGGCGACCCGGCTGGCCATCGAGCTGGTGGCCGACGCCGAGGACGGGTCGTGA
- a CDS encoding alpha/beta hydrolase, with protein sequence MNTAVYGTGPDLVFVLGWGNKPEHGTVRWLIDHLVEAGYRVHAIEIPTTITDFDAEYLQPVAEYVATLSSYRLLTHSTGGLIGAFLTGPDTRVYLSPWWGIHEDQDGLLARVFARLPIARPLFPTGIDAEAIGTLASGDQLADAPDAVAPTFLREIRRAQAALPSFPSDAVVFFSPDDQVVSSAAIQERAPAANRVPYDGGHELFSSTVREEYLPLVLDAIESGATALEP encoded by the coding sequence ATGAACACAGCGGTCTACGGGACAGGGCCTGACCTCGTGTTCGTCCTCGGGTGGGGGAACAAGCCCGAACACGGGACCGTCCGCTGGCTGATCGATCACCTCGTCGAGGCTGGGTATCGCGTCCACGCGATCGAGATCCCGACGACGATCACCGACTTCGACGCCGAGTACCTCCAGCCGGTCGCCGAGTACGTCGCGACGCTGTCGTCGTATCGGCTGCTCACCCACAGCACGGGCGGGCTCATCGGCGCGTTCCTCACCGGGCCGGACACCCGCGTCTATCTCAGTCCCTGGTGGGGGATCCACGAGGACCAGGACGGGCTCCTCGCGAGGGTGTTCGCCCGCCTCCCGATCGCCCGTCCGCTCTTCCCGACGGGGATCGACGCCGAGGCCATCGGTACGCTCGCTTCCGGGGACCAACTGGCCGACGCCCCCGACGCCGTCGCGCCGACGTTTCTCCGGGAAATCAGACGGGCACAGGCGGCGTTGCCGTCGTTCCCATCCGACGCCGTCGTCTTCTTTTCTCCCGACGACCAGGTTGTCAGCTCGGCCGCGATACAGGAACGCGCGCCGGCGGCCAATCGCGTCCCCTACGACGGCGGGCACGAACTGTTCTCCTCGACGGTGCGCGAGGAGTACCTTCCACTCGTCCTGGACGCCATCGAGTCCGGGGCCACCGCGTTAGAGCCGTAA
- a CDS encoding hydantoinase/oxoprolinase family protein produces the protein MNAGEVTWLGVDVGGTFTDVVLIADGTLMTAKVPTTGEQSEGVLAGIETACESAGIDVAAVDRFRHATTAAVNAMLEGAGATTALVTTEGFADVLAIGRQDRPAPYDLDASRPEPLVPPARRFEIDERTTPEGVERAVDPDAVRALADSIPEDVQSVAVSLLHAYAHPENERAVADALEAAGEWSVSTSHEVLGTFREYERTATTVADAYVTPVIDAYMGRLTERARERGLPAPRVMQSNGGIAPAATVREHAVTTLLSGPAAGVVGASTVADADRLVTFDMGGTSADVGLVTDGTAARTTDATIAERPVGVPMVDVETVGAGGGSVGWVDAGGALRVGPRSAGAEPGPACYGRGGTEPTVTDAALQLGYLGGESLGALDLDADAAEAALADLASEADLDGPVAAARGIYRVANATMTRTIRSVTVERGQDPRSFSLVAFGGAGPMHAAALADRLGIERVIVPGASGVLSAYGLLAADETHDAARTHRTRLAAADVATIEARYDDLEASVLGDASDPDRATIEREADLRYAGQSYEVTVPATDPFDPTAMRDRFHAAHKRVRGYRLPDEPVELVTLRTTATIPGEEPPLSSAGTDDPHRTTRRVSFEGRYRETRVYDREGLSAGASVDGPAVVAGGESTVVVPPGWTGSVDDRGTLVLDGGGSA, from the coding sequence ATGAACGCGGGCGAGGTGACCTGGCTGGGCGTCGACGTCGGGGGGACGTTCACCGACGTTGTACTGATCGCCGACGGGACGCTCATGACGGCCAAGGTCCCGACGACGGGCGAGCAGAGCGAAGGTGTCCTCGCGGGGATCGAAACGGCGTGTGAATCGGCCGGGATCGACGTCGCGGCCGTCGATCGGTTCCGCCACGCGACGACGGCGGCGGTCAACGCGATGCTCGAGGGGGCGGGAGCGACGACGGCGCTGGTCACGACCGAGGGGTTCGCGGACGTCCTCGCGATCGGCCGCCAGGATCGGCCCGCGCCGTACGACCTCGATGCGAGCAGGCCAGAGCCGTTGGTCCCGCCTGCCCGACGCTTCGAGATCGACGAGCGTACCACGCCCGAGGGCGTCGAGCGCGCGGTCGATCCCGACGCCGTCCGGGCACTCGCCGATTCGATCCCCGAAGACGTCCAGAGCGTGGCGGTCTCTCTCCTGCACGCCTACGCCCATCCCGAGAACGAGCGGGCGGTCGCCGACGCCCTGGAAGCGGCGGGCGAGTGGTCGGTCTCGACGAGTCACGAGGTGCTCGGGACGTTCCGGGAGTACGAGCGGACCGCCACGACTGTCGCGGACGCCTATGTGACGCCGGTCATCGACGCGTACATGGGTCGGCTGACCGAGCGGGCACGCGAGCGGGGACTGCCCGCTCCGCGGGTCATGCAATCCAACGGCGGGATCGCCCCGGCGGCGACCGTCCGCGAGCACGCGGTGACGACGCTTTTGTCGGGCCCGGCGGCGGGCGTCGTCGGCGCGTCGACCGTCGCGGACGCCGATCGGCTGGTCACCTTCGACATGGGCGGGACCTCCGCGGACGTGGGCCTGGTGACCGACGGCACGGCGGCCAGAACCACCGACGCGACGATCGCCGAGCGCCCGGTCGGCGTGCCGATGGTCGACGTCGAGACGGTCGGGGCCGGCGGCGGCAGCGTCGGCTGGGTGGACGCGGGCGGGGCGCTCCGGGTCGGTCCCCGCTCTGCGGGTGCCGAGCCCGGCCCGGCCTGCTACGGCCGCGGCGGGACCGAGCCGACGGTCACGGACGCCGCGCTCCAGCTGGGCTATCTCGGCGGGGAATCGCTGGGCGCTCTTGACCTCGACGCCGACGCCGCGGAGGCGGCGCTGGCCGATCTCGCAAGCGAGGCCGACCTGGACGGGCCGGTGGCGGCGGCCCGGGGGATCTACCGCGTCGCGAACGCGACGATGACGCGGACGATCCGGTCGGTGACGGTCGAGCGCGGCCAGGACCCCCGATCGTTCTCGCTCGTCGCCTTCGGCGGTGCGGGACCGATGCACGCCGCCGCGCTGGCCGATCGCCTCGGGATCGAGCGCGTCATCGTCCCGGGGGCCAGCGGCGTCCTCTCGGCGTACGGGCTGCTCGCCGCCGACGAGACCCACGACGCCGCCCGCACCCACCGGACCCGGCTTGCGGCGGCCGACGTGGCGACGATCGAAGCGCGCTACGATGACCTCGAGGCGAGCGTTCTCGGGGACGCGAGCGACCCCGACCGCGCGACGATCGAGCGCGAGGCCGACCTCCGGTACGCCGGCCAGAGCTACGAGGTGACTGTCCCCGCGACAGACCCGTTCGATCCGACGGCGATGCGGGATCGCTTCCACGCCGCCCACAAGCGCGTCCGGGGCTATCGACTCCCCGACGAGCCGGTCGAACTCGTCACCCTCCGGACGACTGCGACCATCCCTGGAGAGGAGCCGCCGCTGTCGAGCGCGGGCACTGACGATCCACACCGGACGACGCGGCGGGTTTCCTTCGAGGGTCGCTATCGGGAGACGCGGGTGTATGATCGCGAGGGGCTTTCCGCCGGTGCGTCCGTGGATGGACCGGCCGTCGTCGCGGGTGGCGAGAGCACGGTCGTCGTACCGCCGGGCTGGACGGGCTCGGTGGACGATCGTGGGACGCTCGTCCTCGATGGAGGTGGGTCGGCGTGA
- a CDS encoding TIGR00269 family protein produces the protein MDCDRCGGDAVMHAAYSGAHLCEDHFRRSVEKRLRRRIREDGLVPRDATPDDPVTWLIGLSGGKDSVVLTQLLAETFAEDPRIELVALSIHEGIEGYRDESLDAAEALTKDLALRHETVSYSEEFGVRMDEVVENDPENMAACAYCGVFRRDLLSRYADEYDADLLLTGHNLDDEAETALMNFFEGDVDQMAKHFDASLGPMPERSLTDKHVPRAKPLRDVPEKEVALYARLADLPAHITECPHASESFRGEIQKLLYSMEETHPGTRHSIMAGYEQLARYAAERVDADDSAYDACDTCGAPTTGGRCRKCQLLTALEA, from the coding sequence ATGGATTGCGACAGATGCGGTGGCGACGCCGTCATGCATGCCGCCTACTCGGGAGCTCACCTTTGTGAGGACCACTTCCGGCGCTCGGTCGAAAAACGACTCCGCCGGCGGATCCGCGAGGACGGTCTCGTCCCTCGGGATGCGACGCCAGACGATCCGGTGACGTGGCTGATCGGCCTTTCCGGCGGGAAAGACAGCGTGGTCCTCACCCAACTCCTGGCCGAAACCTTCGCCGAGGACCCGCGTATCGAACTCGTTGCCCTTTCTATCCACGAAGGAATCGAAGGGTATCGTGACGAGAGCCTCGACGCCGCCGAGGCGCTTACTAAGGACCTCGCCCTCCGCCACGAGACCGTCAGCTACAGCGAGGAGTTCGGCGTCCGGATGGACGAGGTCGTCGAGAACGACCCCGAGAACATGGCTGCCTGTGCCTATTGTGGCGTGTTCCGCCGGGACCTCCTCTCGCGGTATGCTGACGAGTACGACGCCGACCTCCTGTTGACTGGCCACAACCTCGACGACGAGGCCGAGACGGCGTTGATGAACTTCTTCGAAGGTGACGTCGACCAGATGGCCAAGCACTTCGACGCCAGCCTGGGACCGATGCCCGAACGATCGCTGACTGACAAGCACGTCCCGCGTGCCAAGCCGCTGCGGGACGTTCCGGAGAAGGAAGTGGCGCTGTACGCCCGCCTCGCCGACCTGCCGGCACACATCACCGAATGTCCACACGCATCGGAATCGTTCCGCGGTGAGATCCAGAAACTGCTGTACTCGATGGAGGAAACCCATCCAGGGACGCGTCACTCGATCATGGCTGGCTACGAACAACTGGCGCGATACGCGGCCGAACGCGTCGACGCCGATGACAGTGCGTACGACGCGTGTGACACCTGCGGTGCGCCGACGACCGGCGGTCGCTGCCGGAAGTGCCAGTTACTCACGGCTCTGGAGGCCTGA
- a CDS encoding aldo/keto reductase, producing the protein MQTRPLGQTGYEVTEIGLGTWNIGGAAWGDVEDEAGREVVRTALDSGVDFLDTADVYGDGTSEQHIGAVLDESDYDRENVVVATKAGRRLDPHTAEGYNAENLERFVDRSRENLGTETLDLLQLHCPPNEVYYQPDVFDALDDLKARGKIAHYGVSVEKVEQALKAIEYPGVETVQIIFNMFRQRPAELFFEEAKRRNVGVIVRVPLASGLLTGAIDRETEFPENDHRNFNREGEAFDRGETFAGLPFERGLDAVEAVEKHVPENMTLAQMALRWILDHDAVSTVIPGSTSPEHIRDNVAAAEMEPLSHETHGAVRDIYEEFVSDDVHHRW; encoded by the coding sequence ATGCAGACGAGACCACTCGGCCAGACCGGCTACGAGGTCACGGAGATCGGACTCGGCACCTGGAACATCGGTGGCGCGGCCTGGGGTGATGTCGAGGACGAGGCCGGCCGCGAGGTCGTCCGGACAGCCCTCGATTCGGGCGTCGATTTCCTCGACACGGCTGACGTTTACGGCGATGGAACGAGCGAGCAACACATCGGGGCCGTTCTGGACGAATCTGACTACGACCGCGAGAACGTCGTGGTCGCGACGAAAGCCGGTCGGCGTCTCGATCCCCACACTGCCGAGGGGTACAACGCCGAGAACCTCGAGCGGTTCGTCGATCGAAGCCGCGAGAACCTCGGCACGGAGACGCTGGATCTACTCCAGTTGCACTGTCCGCCCAACGAGGTCTACTACCAACCTGATGTCTTCGACGCGCTGGACGACCTCAAAGCGCGCGGGAAGATCGCTCACTACGGCGTCAGCGTCGAGAAAGTCGAACAGGCGCTGAAAGCCATCGAGTACCCGGGCGTCGAGACCGTCCAGATCATCTTCAACATGTTCCGCCAGCGCCCTGCGGAACTGTTCTTCGAGGAAGCCAAGCGCCGGAACGTGGGCGTGATCGTCCGCGTCCCCCTGGCGTCGGGGCTGTTGACCGGAGCGATCGACCGCGAGACCGAGTTCCCCGAGAACGACCACCGGAACTTCAACCGCGAGGGCGAAGCTTTCGACCGCGGCGAGACGTTCGCGGGCCTGCCCTTCGAGCGGGGCCTCGATGCTGTCGAGGCTGTCGAAAAGCACGTCCCCGAGAACATGACCCTGGCCCAGATGGCGCTGCGGTGGATCCTCGATCACGACGCCGTCTCCACGGTGATCCCGGGCTCGACTTCGCCCGAACACATCCGGGACAACGTCGCAGCCGCCGAGATGGAACCGCTGAGCCACGAGACCCACGGCGCGGTTCGAGACATCTACGAGGAGTTCGTCTCCGACGACGTTCACCATCGCTGGTGA